The nucleotide sequence tcttatacaataaagatgaactcttgatcatcaatctacctcgtcatggcctttgcactttatttgtctaactgcactttctctgtaactgtaacactatattctgcattctgttttttcttttataCTAGCTTAATGTACTTacacatggaatgatctgtctggatggcgtgcagacaaaagtttctcactgtatctcggtacatgtgacaataataaactaataccaattaacaacataaaatgctggaaacaaacagCAGATGTTGCCTTATGTTAACCCGGgtgtttgcattttcttttttaatttaattttttatttcattacttaTCCCACTACCACCCCTGTAGAGCCGGGCCTTCAACACTTTtgtcatttggtaaattggtgaattggtttattattgtcacatgtactgaagtacagtgaaaaaattgtcttacataccattcatagagatcaattcattttaACAGTGTTTTGATGTAGtaccaggtaaaacaatacagtatgcagaataaagtgttacagttacagagaaagtgcagtgcaggcagataataaggtgcaaggccagaacgaggtagattgtgaggtcaagagtccatcttgtcataccagGGAAcggttcaacagtcttataacagcgggatagaagctgtccttgagcctggtggtacgtgctttcaggcttttgtatcttctgcccgataggagaggggagaggagagaatgtccggggtgggtggggtctttgattatgccggctgctttaccgaggcagcgagaagtgtagaccatggaggggaggctggtttccgtgatgtgctaagctgtgtccacaactctttgcagtttcttgcggtcataggcagagcagctgccataccaagccatgatgcatccggataggatgctttctatggtgcatcaatataaattgatgagtgtcaaagggaacatggcagatttctttagcctcgtgaggaagcagaggcgctggtgagctttcttggctgtggcatctacgtggttggaccaggacaggctgttggtgatgttcacccctaggaacttgaagctctcaatcctctcaacctcagcaccgttgatgtaaacaggagcgtgtgcaccgcccTCTCATCACTTAATCACGCTTGCTTCCCTTCCTGTTACagacttcccttttgttctttactCGCCCCTAGATCTGGTCACTCTGCACTTGGTTGTAAGCTACTAAATTTCTAACTTCTTCCCACCTCTAATGGGTGATCCCTGAGACACACACATGGGGTTGAGTCCATTTCTCTGTTGCCTTTTTCAACAATTTCTTGCTTTATTTTGCAGGTAATGTGTCATtcagaatgtggaggctttggaaagggtgcggaagaggtttaccaggatgctgcctggattagaggtcatgtgctatcaggagaagttggacaaacctgggttgttttctctggagcggcggaagcagtggggagacctgatagaagtttatgaaatgatgagaggcatcgatagggtagacagtcagaatctttttcccagggtaaaaatttcaagtactagagggtattcatttaaggtgagaaggaaaaagtttaaaggagatgtgcggggcaaatttttatacagagagtggtgggtgcctggaacaggctgccaggggtggtggaagcagataacaatagtggcatttaagaggctgttagatagacacgtgaatatgcagggaatagagggatgtggatcatgtaccggcagaagagatttagtttaatttggcatcatgttctgagcagatattgtgggccaaaggatctgttcctgtgctataccattctatgttatatgttctgtgttcctgatctactgagtgaATTGTTTACCTCCTGTTGGTCAGGAGAAGATGTAGTAAACTGCCACCGTGCACCCTACGATCCATCCAACCAAGAGAAGAACAGGCACAACGTAACGCTGGTCTGGAGAAAACATGAGAGAAAACCATAATTAAAATATTGATCAGTCTGCGCACTGTTCACTTGTACACTTCAGCCATCCACAAGGTGACAGAAGTAGacttatagagcacagaaacaggcccttcagcccgccagGTCTGCAGTGACCATCAAAcaccagtagtgtagcggttagcgtaacactattacagcgccagcgaccccagttcaattctggccgctgtctgtaaggagtttgtatgttctccccatgactgcgtgggtttcctctgggtgctccagtttcctcccacattccaaagacatacgggttaggaagttgtggacatgctatgttggcgccagaagcacggcgacaGTTGtcggctgcccccaaaacactctacgcaaaaggtgcatttcactatgcatttcaatgtacacatgactaataaaggtgtcttatcttattttgttTACTCCaaacctatactaatcccactttattctccgcatcagctcctcccagattctaccactcacctacacgctaggggcaatttacagtgaccacttaacctaccaacccgcatgcctttgggatgtaggaggaaactggtgcacccaggGAGAAATTGCaagctcaacacagacagcatcggaggtcaggactgaatctgggtcactgagCTAGAGTCGTAGACTGGTAAAGGAGCAGagaaaggccatttgacccagtcatccatgctgaccattgaattcatctatgctaatcccatctacctgcatttaCCTGTGACACAGCAActctatcagctgcaccactCAAGATCTCAAGATCTTCTTGCCTTTAGGTTaaatgaataagataagatttattctttattagtcacatgtacatcgaaacacacagtgaaatgcatctttttgcatagagtgttctgggggcagcccgcaagtgaagCCACgcatccagcgccaacatagcatgcccacaacttcctaacccgtacgtctttggaatgggggaggaaaccagagaaccaggaggaaatccatgcagacacggggagaacgtacaaactccttacagacagcggccggaattgaacccgggtcgctggcactgtaaagtgttatgataactgctgcactactgtgtttGCCCCATCGGTACTCACTAAGGAGAAAGGATACCAGAGTGGAACATCTCAGCTAAGTGCAATGATACAGGAATGATGATGACGAGTCAGCAGACATTGAAGTCTCTGGCACATTGCAGCAGGCTGGTAGTTCTCTGTGAGAC is from Pristis pectinata isolate sPriPec2 chromosome 6, sPriPec2.1.pri, whole genome shotgun sequence and encodes:
- the LOC127571900 gene encoding sarcoplasmic/endoplasmic reticulum calcium ATPase regulator DWORF-like, with the translated sequence MQQLDQRYVVPVLLLVGWIVGCTVAVYYIFS